A window of Rosa rugosa chromosome 7, drRosRugo1.1, whole genome shotgun sequence genomic DNA:
AGCTTCCCAAATTTGCATTCATACGAGTCCAAGAGCTCCGACCTTAAAAATAAAAGCAACAGATGCAATGctcaggaaagaaaaaaaaacatatatctAAATATCTTATCAGCATAATGTAATTACCTACCAATATGCCAAGCACTGAAATGGGGCATACTTCTTATAGATTTCTTCCACATCTTCCATGACAGTATTTTTGTTGCAATTTTTCCTCCCATGAACCTACAATTATATAGATTAAGCATTGTAGTATAATTAATTAAAGCTTGATTTAAAGTGAAGTAATGGGTACCTGCTGCAAATGCCTTATAGTTTCAGTATCTACTGGAACTTTGTGATAATATCCAATGCACATCATAGCATTGGCGCATGCAAAGGAACCAAAACCTTTTATTTGCATGAATTTCTGAAACACATCATCTTTCTCCTCAAGCCCTTCAAATTCAGCAAGTCTTATCTTTCCACTCTCCACACCTTTAGCAAGACTTAGAATGTATTTTGCCCGGTAGCCAAGAATATTATTGGTAAGCTTTTTTAAAGTCTTCCCATCCAATCTAGCAAGTTCCCGTGAGCTTGGAAAATTACCTAATTTTTCTTTACCATCACTATCACTTCGATCAATCTTTAATTCTTCTCTCTGCCTCTTTTGTCCGTTTGATCTCATCGAAGCATTGCTGCTTGGCTCAAATTGAAGCTCACAAAGAGCTTGAGCCATTTTCAATGAATTCGACCACCTAATATCAATCATgattatatataattagaaGACAAATGAATGAAAACTAAATGAATATGAACAAgtgaccaaaaaaagaagaagaagagttgtAGATGTGTATACTTGCAGTTACATAACAGAAGGCATTTGACAAGGTCTTCAAAGAGAGAAGGAGAACGAAACATTCTACCAGAACCGACTTTGTAATGGTCGTCGTTGTCCTTGTCCTTGAGCTGGAAGAGCTTTGTATGATActcttttacattttcttcatcTTTATGGGAAATCCTAAGCATTCGACGCACTTGTTCTAGTATAGCAACCTCATCTTTTTTTGATATGTCGCTTGGACTAACTTTGTGGAGTCGAACTATGAGAGAGTTCTTATGAATAGAAACACATGGCTTTAAGATGGAAACCATCACTGACTTGGTTGAGTCTGCGAGTCTCAAGGGACGTTGTAGGGTTTTTGAAGACGAAATCCAACGGTTTGGAGCCATCATGAAGAAACCATGGTTGCATACTACTTTTTCAAGATCAAAATTGGACTTGCTTTCTCCCAAAtgcaaaaacaaagagaaacctTCTTCACCCCCATACATGATCATATGACTCAAAGTAGAAGAGAATTTTATTAGTATATATGACTAGAAAAGAAGTCAAAAAATATATAGGTTAGTCGCAAGTTGCTATATGGTTGAAGAAGAAGTTTAGTTAGAGATGAGAGTGTTTAATGGTTCAGATTAtacatttttttcctttttaattttggaATATGAAATCAAATAAttactttttttcttctctttccttcTCCATCAAATTTATTTATTGCAAACAAAATCTTGATAACTCTTTATTCGATTTAGAATAAATTCaccatcttccctttctttttctgTAAGTTTAACACACGAAATTTCACAAATTTGGAGTAATAGGTGAGAAAGAGGCATAATATATCCCAAGAGAAATTTATTTTAGATTACGGTTTCGAGACCATCAAAAATGTCAAATTTCTTTTGCAAAAgatgtgtgtgagagagagagagagagaggaattaagaacataaatagttaaattttggattttttttttatcagaaagttttggattttgtgtttgtaataaatcaatatgataaattaattttaataaggaaatagaGAGAGGAAATATTAATGGATTATTATTTGATTTTGCATTTTGCATTTTAGAATTAAAAAAGGAATAGAATATCGTCAATTATCTCAGTCATAATCTAATTGATGAGAATTAGAAAATATTTTAATTATCTTAGTCATAATCTAATGGATGAGAATTAGAAAATATTTTAATCAGAGATAATTAAGACGATTGACTGCCATTTatagtcatcatcatcattgttTAGGCACTTagcccaacaagaaaattagaaaataaaaaatcagtaAACATGTTGATCAAAAGCACTCAATTTTTTTAGTTCTTCTTCTCGACCTAGGGTTTGCGTCTGCAACCTAGGGTTGCGTCTAGTTATCTAGATTGTTGTCCATCTGCTACCATGAACATGGATATACTCAGTTGGAATTGTAGGGGTATCTACAACGATGCAACTAAGAGGGCTCTGAAGGATTTGATATCCCAGAATCGTCCCCGAATTGTCTTCCTTTGCGAGACAAAAATTAGTCGAATGTTAGACTTCCTTAATCTTCACACCGCCTTGGGCTTTCAACACTTCAAAGAGGTTCTGAGTGATGGCAACTCGGGAGGACTAGGGATGTTCTGGAATGGTGATGTGGTGGTACAGGAACGAACTTCTTCTGCCCATCATATAGATCTAGTTATTGTACGTAGGCAGTCCAGGGGAACCGTCTTGGCGTTTGACAGGTTTCTATGGATTTGCTCGCACGGGTGATAGGGACAGGTCGTGGCAGCTCCTCAGGGATCTTAGTGATCTTGACTCTCTACCATGGGTTGTTATAGGTGATTTCAATGAGATTCTGAATAGCATTGAGAAGATTGATGGACCGGTAAGGGCTGAGCGTCAAATGAGAGGCTTTCGTGAAGCTCTAGGTTATGGTGACTTGCTGGACCTAGGGTTCTTGGGTCCAATGTGTACGTGGTGGAACTCTGAAACACAGTTGCGGTTGGATAGGGCAGTGTATACACCTTCGTACGTGGTGTGATATCTTTGGCTATGCAAGGGTGCGTCATCTTCCACCAAGTGACTCCGATCACGTTCCTATTCTCTTACATGCTAGCTCGGTGCCTCTAGCTCACAGACCGCGTCATCATCGCTTTAAATTCGAAGCTTATTGGTTGCAACATGCGGAGTGTGATGGGGTGGTGCAGGAGGCATGGTTAACGGATGTTATAGGGACTCCCATGTACTGTGTTTCGCAAAAACTGAAGCATACTAGAATGAAGCTAGATAAATGGCAGAAGCAGGCCTTTAGGGCGAGGCAATTGAATATGCTTGGTATTCGATCTCGGTTAGAAGAGCTAATGGATGTTCCTATCTCAGAGGCTATTCAATTGGAGAAAAAGAACCTACAAGACCAGCTCCAAGTCCTTCTTTCTCAGGAAGAGACCTTTTGGTGTCAGCGATCAAAGGTTACTTGGCTCCAAGAGGGGGGATCGGAATACGAGCTTTTTCCACCGTAAAGCTTCAAATAGGAGACGTAAAAATCGACTTCAGGGCCTCTATAATGAGgacggggtgtggtttgaggaTGATGCAGGGGTGGAACATATTGTTACTACCTATTTCACAAAGATGTTTGAAGCCCAAGCTGTTGATATAGAGGCGGTCAACACAACTCTTGAAGCTATTCAACCTTGTGTTACCCCGGTTATGAACGAGCAGTTGTGTGCTTCTTACTCTTATGAGGAAGTACGTAATGCTTTGTTTCAGATGTACCCTACGAAGTCTCCGGGACCGGATGGGATGCCCCCACTGTTCTTCCAGCACTATTGGGATACAATTGGGGTGGATATAACCTTGGCGGTGCAAAGTTTCCTACATACAGGTCAGTTAttaagacaaatcaattttacacatatttGTCTTATTCCAAAGAAGAATGATCCCGAACAGATGTCAGATTTGCGGCCTATTGCTTTGTGTAATGTGTTGTATAAGATCTGTTCCAAAATGGTGGCTAACCGGCTTAAATTGATTCTACCTAAATTGATTTCTCCTTTTCAAAGTGTGTTTGTGCCAGGGAGATTAATCACTGATAATATTCTGGTGGCTAATGAGATTGCTCATTTTGTTCATAATAAAAGAGAAGGGAGTGAAGGTTTCATGGCATTGAAGCTTGACCTTAGTAAAGCTTACGATAGGATGGAATGGTCTTTTCTTCGAAAGGTGTTGGTTCGGTTTGGGTTTGCACAAAACTGGATTGACATAGTGATGGAGTATGTCA
This region includes:
- the LOC133723285 gene encoding uncharacterized protein LOC133723285, whose amino-acid sequence is MVSILKPCVSIHKNSLIVRLHKVSPSDISKKDEVAILEQVRRMLRISHKDEENVKEYHTKLFQLKDKDNDDHYKVGSGRMFRSPSLFEDLVKCLLLCNCKWSNSLKMAQALCELQFEPSSNASMRSNGQKRQREELKIDRSDSDGKEKLGNFPSSRELARLDGKTLKKLTNNILGYRAKYILSLAKGVESGKIRLAEFEGLEEKDDVFQKFMQIKGFGSFACANAMMCIGYYHKVPVDTETIRHLQQVHGRKNCNKNTVMEDVEEIYKKYAPFQCLAYWSELLDSYECKFGKLSELPDSAYHTISGRLETFDTI